GGATCATCTCGGCGATGTGGCCCAGCTCGGTCTCCATGCCGGTGGTCGTGACCACCATCTCGCCGTGACCGTAGTTGACCACGGTCCCGGAGTACAGCATGTTGCGCCGGTCACCGACCGCCCGCTCGGTCTCATACACCAGCTCGGCTTCCTTCTCGACTGATTCGGCCTCACCGGTCAGCGCCGACTCCTGGGCCCGCAGGTTGATGCTAACCAGCACCCGCCCATCCGCCGGAAGGATGTTGCCGGTCTCGACCAAGACGATATCGCCCGGAACCAGGTCGCGGGCCGAGGCCTCTTGCACCCGGCCGTCGCGCCGCACCCGCACGTTGGGCACCGCCAGGCGCTTCAAGGCCGCCATCGACTGCTCCGCCCGGTATTCCTGGCTGTAGCCGAGGGCGGCGTTGAGAACGACGATGGCCAGGATCACGACGGCATCGATCCAATCGCCCAGGACGAGCGAGAGCGCGGCGGCCGCGATCAAGATCAAGGTCAGGATCCCGGTGAGCTGCTCCAGCAGAATGCTCCACCGCGAACGGCGGCCGCGCTCTTCAAGCTCGTTTGGGCCGACAGCCTGCAGGCGCGCCCTCGCTTCGGTCTGCGTCAGCCCGACCGCCTCGTCGACCTCTAACGCAGATAGCACCTCCGCCCGCGAGAGCTGGTACCAGGGCTTTTCCACGGTTCCTTCCTTATTTCGGCTGCTCCCGGACTGTGCTCGCAAGGTCCGGTGGCCAGAGAGAGTTAGGCTTGGACGACCCGGAAGACATGGTAGCCCCAGGCTGGCAGGTCAAGGTACAGTCCGCGGTCCGCCAGGTCATCGCCGCTGCGCACGTACTCGGTGCTGCTCATCAAGTCCACCAGGCGGTATTGGTGTTGAGCGAGACCGGGCAGCCGCAGGCGCGCAAAACACTGCGAATCATGGCCGGCGTAGTTGACGGCCACCACAACCGGATCACCCGCCTCCGCCAGCCAGGAATAGCACAGGAAGTTCTCCCAGGTCCAGTTGCCATGCCAGGCCTGGTGGCATTCCAGGAGCTTCCATTGACCGCCTCGGACGACGGGCCAGTGCAGCATGTCCAGCAGCGAGGTGTAGAACGCGGCCAGCTCAGGGTCGGTGGCCTCGGCGGTGGTCCGGCACAACTGCACCGGCAGCTGGCGCTGCCAGCCCTCGAGCTGGCCCTGATGGAAGAATCGCATCCCCGGCGCCAGGTAGGTGGCGACGGCGGCGGCTTTGTGAGTGCTCGCCGGGAACGCCGCTGCCGCCCGGGGTTCATCGTGGTTTTCCAGGAACCTCACCAGCCGCGCCTGGACCGTAAGGTCTGTGCGCAGATGGGCGCACACCGGAACGGCACGCTGCTGCCGCAGCCGATCGTACAGGCGCTTGTCGTAGGCGTAGTCGAACCCCTCCTGCAGCATGCGCTGCTCCAGGTCCCAGTACACCTCCGCCAGGAACAGGAATTCGGGGTGCCGAGCGTGCACCGAACGGACGGCCTCCGGCCAGAAGGGCTGGGACGCAATTCCCCAGGTGCGCTCGAACACGTCGGGCAGCTGCAGCATGGCCATGTCGCAGCGGACCCCATCGCATCGATCGGCGACCTGCTCCAGGGCTTGAATCATCGCCGTCTGCAGTGCCGGGTTGCCGTAGTCTAGCTGCAGCGTATCGGTCCAACCCGGGAAATTCGGATCACGGCCGTGAGCGAAAATGCGGGCGCCGTCCCCAACCGGGAGCCGGAGGTAGTTGTGTGGGGCCGCCGCCAGGTCGTCCTCGGAGCCTTCGACGAAGAAGTCCGGCTGCAACTCCAGCCAGGGGTGATCGATCGCAGTGTGGTTGGACACGAAGTCCAGCAACAGCCTGAGGCCGCGATCGTGCAGGCGCCGGCGCAAAGCGGCCAGCGCTTCATCGCCGCCGAGGGCGATGCTCACCTGATAGCCGGCAATCGAGAAGCACGAACCGCACAGGTCGTCTTCGGTCAGATCGGGCACCAGCTGGCGGGCGGCATGGCGCAGGGCGGGATCCAGTCGCGCCAGCTGCGCTCCCACCTGGCTGGCCTGCCACACCCCCAGCAGCCAGATCCAGTCGAAACCCGCCGCCGCCCATTCATCGAGCACGGCCTCGGGCACCTCGTCCAGGCGCAGCGAGCGATCCCGGCTCTGGCCGAGGCGGCCCAGCCACACCCGGGTGTTCACCTGGTAGAGCGTTGGAAAGCGTTGCGGATTCCCCATCGGCTTGCCTCACCTGCGACCGCTCGCCCGGAACCGGCCTGCGCCAAAGGCAAGCAGACCGGCGATCGCGGCCTAGGCGCGGCGGCGGATGTCAGGACGTTGTCTTGACCGGGATAGCCTCCAGCTGTTCGAGGGTCCGCTGCAGCACGCCGAATCCCTGCCCCCAGAACTCGGGAGAACGGATCGGGACCCCGGCTGTCTCCAGGATGCGGACCGGGGAATCGGATCCGCCGGCAGCAAGGATCTTCAAGTAGCGCGGCTTGAACAGGTCCCCTTCTCGGCGGTACTGCTCATACAAGGAGAGCACCAGCAGCTGGCCGAATGCGTAGGCGTACACATAGTACGGCGTGTGGTAGATGTGCGGGATGCTCAGCCACTCATACTGGAAGTCTTCACTCACCAGCAGTGAGTCGCCAAATTGCTCGGCGAGGTTTTCCTGATACAGCTTCGACAGGTCATCGACCGACGCCCCCCGGCGCACGGCCTCGTGGGCCGTGCCCTCGAAGAGGGCGA
The sequence above is drawn from the Anaerolineales bacterium genome and encodes:
- a CDS encoding alpha-amylase family glycosyl hydrolase — encoded protein: MGNPQRFPTLYQVNTRVWLGRLGQSRDRSLRLDEVPEAVLDEWAAAGFDWIWLLGVWQASQVGAQLARLDPALRHAARQLVPDLTEDDLCGSCFSIAGYQVSIALGGDEALAALRRRLHDRGLRLLLDFVSNHTAIDHPWLELQPDFFVEGSEDDLAAAPHNYLRLPVGDGARIFAHGRDPNFPGWTDTLQLDYGNPALQTAMIQALEQVADRCDGVRCDMAMLQLPDVFERTWGIASQPFWPEAVRSVHARHPEFLFLAEVYWDLEQRMLQEGFDYAYDKRLYDRLRQQRAVPVCAHLRTDLTVQARLVRFLENHDEPRAAAAFPASTHKAAAVATYLAPGMRFFHQGQLEGWQRQLPVQLCRTTAEATDPELAAFYTSLLDMLHWPVVRGGQWKLLECHQAWHGNWTWENFLCYSWLAEAGDPVVVAVNYAGHDSQCFARLRLPGLAQHQYRLVDLMSSTEYVRSGDDLADRGLYLDLPAWGYHVFRVVQA